One segment of Spirosoma agri DNA contains the following:
- a CDS encoding CusA/CzcA family heavy metal efflux RND transporter translates to MLHKIIQFSVQNKLAIGLFMLGWVVYGTYQVSQLPIDAVPDITNNQVQVITTAPSLGAEDVERLITFPIEQAISNIPGLKESRSLSRFGLSLITIVFEDGSDVYWARQQVTERLGQVDIAGNASKPELAPVTTGLGEIYQYVVKPKKGFEHTYSLADLRTTQDWLVRRQLLGTPGVADVATFGGSLKQYEVAVNPARLKSLGLTISDVFTALSRNNQNTGGAYIEKGPSVLYIRSVGLAKTGVDIGQIVVKNTTDGTPVLISQVADVRLGSAIRYGALTMAGQGELTGGIVMMLKGGNSSEVIKRVKDRIQAIQKTLPLGLEIEPFLDRTKMVNNAIGTVEHNLLEGALIVVLVLVLFLGNWRAGLLVASVIPLSMLFAITLMNWFGVSGNLMSLGALDFGLIVDGAVIIVEAILHHLHSSKKYAVINQLSQADMDEEVTDSASRMMNAAVFGQIIILIVYLPILSLSGIEGKMFKPMAQTVAFAILGAFILSITYVPMISALLISKQINHAPTLSDRVMGRIEHGYQTLLIKALRIRVIIVGSAFALLAVAVLLFTRMGGEFIPQLEEGDFAVETRLLVGTNLSTTIDAISRISERLKATYPEVEKIVARIGSAEIPTDPMPIEGGDMIVVLKDKSQWTSAHSFPELASKMAATTQEIMPGVTTGFQFPVQMRFNELMTGAKQDVVCKIYGEDLTKLAAYAEKLGALSKTVSGTADWYIEKVTGMPQIVIDFNRREIARYGLSIEDINRTINAAFAGASAGQIYEGEKRFDLVVRVGTEGRKNMTDVQNLPISTATGVQIPLYQVASIREIEGPNQIQRENTRRRIIVGFNVRGRDVQSIVDELQRKVSVGMTFEPGYTLTYGGTFENLQQAKARLSIAVPVALLLIFGLLYFTFSSFKKGALIFTAIPLSAIGGIFALALRDMPFSISAGVGFIALFGVAVLNGIVLISEFNRLRGEGLISNPVQLVLIGTHNRLRPVLMTAAVASLGFLPMALSDGAGAEVQRPLATVVIGGLLTATLLTLFVLPALYLLVEGKPKRVVRSSVMAGLLVALFINGGQVRAQTNPITLTSALDLALAKNGQVQSARLSEQIGQRLQGSAVDIAKTIFSADVGKFNSVSNDTRLGVSQTLSFPSVYTNQRKQLEANYRATQAQRQLTEADTRALVRQAYFEYAVLIERNQLLIYADSLFRLFEAKSRARFAKGAANVLEKTAAESQRQQIANQLTMLTVDIRIVLNEFNRLLQDDRSYVPVVGKSQIDAPLIRPDSLPTELPILELARQQQRSAQFRYQTEKARLLPDFIVGYNNQSFVGTQLVDGAEQTYTSRSRFSYLSAGVAVPLFFKAQSARISAARLDWERSGRQSAYVQRQLGTEQLNAVQQVQKFGQSLAYYQTQGLTNANVIIATADQQFQGGEIDYLQWVILVNQAISIRNEYVNTLSNYNQAVIYYLKLNNL, encoded by the coding sequence ATGCTGCATAAAATCATTCAGTTCTCTGTCCAGAACAAACTGGCCATTGGTTTATTCATGCTCGGTTGGGTCGTGTACGGCACCTATCAGGTTAGCCAGTTGCCCATCGACGCCGTACCCGATATTACCAACAATCAGGTTCAGGTGATCACTACGGCCCCTTCGCTGGGGGCTGAAGATGTAGAACGACTGATCACCTTTCCCATTGAGCAGGCCATCAGCAACATACCGGGCCTGAAAGAAAGCCGGAGCCTGTCGCGCTTTGGCTTATCGCTGATCACGATCGTCTTTGAGGATGGCTCGGATGTGTATTGGGCCCGCCAGCAGGTTACCGAGCGGCTGGGCCAGGTCGACATTGCTGGCAATGCCAGCAAGCCCGAACTAGCGCCCGTCACCACGGGCCTGGGAGAAATCTACCAGTACGTCGTCAAGCCCAAAAAAGGGTTTGAACATACCTATTCATTAGCCGATTTACGCACTACCCAGGACTGGCTGGTGCGTCGTCAATTACTGGGCACACCGGGTGTGGCCGATGTCGCCACCTTTGGCGGTTCACTAAAGCAGTACGAAGTGGCGGTTAATCCGGCCCGGTTAAAATCACTCGGATTAACCATCAGTGATGTCTTTACGGCCTTGAGCCGTAACAATCAAAATACGGGTGGGGCATACATTGAAAAAGGGCCGTCGGTGTTATATATCCGTAGTGTCGGACTGGCCAAAACGGGCGTTGATATTGGCCAGATCGTTGTCAAAAACACGACGGACGGAACCCCCGTCCTGATTTCGCAGGTGGCCGACGTCCGGCTGGGGTCTGCCATTCGGTACGGAGCGCTGACCATGGCGGGGCAGGGCGAACTGACGGGCGGTATCGTGATGATGCTCAAGGGGGGTAATTCCTCGGAAGTCATTAAGCGGGTAAAAGATCGTATCCAGGCCATTCAAAAAACCCTGCCCCTTGGCCTGGAAATCGAGCCGTTTTTAGATCGGACCAAAATGGTCAATAATGCCATTGGGACCGTCGAGCATAACTTACTGGAAGGCGCCCTGATTGTGGTGCTCGTTCTGGTTCTGTTTCTGGGCAACTGGCGGGCGGGGTTATTGGTCGCTTCGGTCATCCCCTTGTCCATGCTGTTTGCCATTACCCTGATGAACTGGTTTGGTGTTTCCGGCAACCTGATGAGTCTGGGTGCGCTGGACTTCGGTTTGATTGTCGATGGGGCCGTCATCATCGTAGAGGCCATTCTGCACCACCTGCATTCGTCTAAAAAGTATGCCGTTATCAACCAGCTCTCGCAGGCCGACATGGATGAGGAGGTTACCGATTCGGCTTCCCGAATGATGAATGCGGCTGTGTTTGGTCAAATTATCATCCTGATCGTTTACCTGCCAATTTTATCGCTGTCCGGCATCGAAGGGAAGATGTTCAAGCCCATGGCCCAAACCGTCGCCTTTGCCATTCTGGGGGCGTTTATTCTGTCGATCACGTATGTGCCTATGATCAGTGCCCTCCTGATCAGCAAACAGATCAATCACGCACCCACGTTGTCGGATCGGGTGATGGGCCGGATCGAGCATGGATACCAGACGCTGTTGATCAAGGCCTTGCGCATTCGGGTGATCATCGTAGGGTCGGCGTTTGCGCTGCTGGCCGTGGCGGTGCTGTTGTTTACCCGGATGGGCGGGGAGTTTATTCCGCAATTGGAAGAAGGTGATTTTGCGGTCGAAACCCGTCTGCTGGTTGGCACCAACCTCAGCACGACCATCGATGCGATCAGCCGGATCTCCGAGCGCCTGAAAGCGACGTATCCGGAAGTCGAAAAAATTGTGGCCCGGATCGGGAGTGCCGAAATTCCCACCGATCCTATGCCTATTGAAGGGGGCGATATGATCGTCGTGCTAAAAGATAAATCCCAATGGACCAGCGCCCATTCGTTTCCTGAACTGGCCAGTAAAATGGCCGCCACCACCCAGGAGATTATGCCGGGGGTAACGACGGGTTTCCAATTTCCCGTTCAGATGCGGTTCAATGAACTGATGACGGGGGCTAAACAGGATGTGGTCTGCAAAATTTACGGCGAAGATCTGACCAAACTGGCTGCTTATGCGGAAAAACTGGGTGCCCTGAGCAAAACCGTTTCCGGTACGGCCGACTGGTACATTGAGAAAGTAACGGGTATGCCCCAGATCGTTATTGACTTCAACCGGCGCGAGATCGCCCGGTACGGTCTTTCCATCGAAGACATCAACCGAACCATCAACGCTGCCTTCGCGGGGGCCTCGGCGGGTCAAATCTACGAAGGGGAGAAACGGTTCGATCTGGTGGTGCGGGTCGGTACAGAAGGTCGCAAAAACATGACGGATGTGCAGAATCTACCCATCTCCACGGCTACCGGTGTGCAGATACCCCTTTATCAGGTAGCATCAATCCGGGAAATCGAAGGGCCTAACCAGATTCAACGGGAAAATACCCGCCGACGAATTATTGTGGGGTTCAACGTTCGGGGGCGGGATGTGCAGTCCATCGTAGACGAGTTACAACGTAAAGTGTCAGTTGGCATGACATTTGAGCCCGGTTACACCCTGACCTATGGCGGGACCTTTGAGAATTTACAGCAAGCGAAAGCCCGATTGAGCATCGCCGTTCCGGTAGCTCTGCTGCTCATCTTTGGGTTACTCTATTTTACTTTTTCCTCGTTTAAAAAAGGCGCACTGATCTTCACGGCCATCCCTTTGTCAGCCATCGGGGGCATATTCGCGCTGGCCCTGCGGGATATGCCTTTTAGTATTTCGGCTGGCGTGGGTTTTATCGCGCTCTTCGGCGTAGCCGTACTGAATGGAATTGTGCTGATTTCTGAATTTAATCGACTCAGAGGGGAAGGTCTGATCAGCAATCCGGTTCAACTGGTGCTGATCGGCACGCACAATCGGTTGCGGCCGGTTCTGATGACCGCAGCAGTAGCTTCCCTGGGCTTTCTGCCAATGGCCCTCAGCGACGGCGCTGGTGCGGAAGTACAACGCCCGCTGGCCACCGTCGTCATTGGCGGTCTGCTGACGGCCACATTACTTACTTTATTTGTCTTACCCGCTTTGTATTTGCTGGTAGAGGGCAAGCCCAAACGAGTGGTTAGGTCTTCGGTGATGGCAGGGCTTCTGGTCGCATTATTCATCAACGGGGGCCAGGTACGGGCGCAGACTAACCCGATTACCCTGACCAGCGCGCTGGATTTGGCGCTGGCGAAGAACGGACAGGTACAGAGTGCCCGCCTGAGCGAACAGATCGGCCAGCGACTACAGGGCAGCGCGGTAGATATCGCCAAAACGATATTTAGTGCGGATGTGGGCAAGTTCAACAGCGTGAGTAATGACACCCGCCTGGGGGTAAGTCAGACCCTTAGTTTTCCATCGGTCTACACCAACCAGCGTAAACAGTTGGAAGCCAATTATCGGGCCACGCAGGCACAACGCCAGCTGACCGAAGCCGACACGCGGGCGCTGGTGCGGCAAGCCTATTTTGAGTATGCCGTGCTCATTGAGCGCAACCAGTTGCTGATCTACGCCGATAGTTTATTTCGGCTGTTCGAAGCCAAGTCACGGGCCCGGTTTGCTAAAGGAGCCGCCAACGTACTGGAAAAAACGGCCGCCGAATCACAACGGCAGCAGATCGCCAATCAGTTGACCATGCTGACGGTTGATATCCGTATCGTGCTCAACGAGTTCAACCGACTCCTTCAGGACGACCGGTCCTATGTCCCCGTGGTGGGTAAGTCCCAAATCGATGCCCCCCTGATCCGGCCCGACTCCTTGCCAACGGAGCTACCGATTCTGGAGTTAGCCAGACAACAGCAGCGATCCGCCCAGTTCCGGTATCAGACTGAGAAAGCCCGGTTACTGCCCGATTTTATCGTGGGCTATAACAATCAGAGCTTTGTGGGCACCCAACTGGTTGATGGCGCCGAGCAAACCTATACCAGCCGTAGCCGATTTAGCTACCTCAGCGCGGGCGTGGCCGTTCCCCTGTTTTTCAAAGCGCAATCGGCCCGTATTTCGGCGGCCAGACTGGACTGGGAGCGTAGCGGGCGACAGTCAGCGTACGTTCAGCGCCAGCTCGGAACCGAGCAGTTAAATGCGGTTCAACAGGTTCAGAAATTTGGCCAGAGCCTGGCCTATTACCAGACGCAGGGCCTGACCAATGCCAATGTTATTATTGCCACGGCTGATCAGCAATTTCAGGGTGGTGAGATCGACTACCTGCAATGGGTCATCCTGGTGAATCAGGCCATCAGCATCCGAAACGAATACGTCAACACATTGAGCAATTACAATCAGGCGGTTATCTACTACCTGAAGTTGAATAACCTATAA
- a CDS encoding efflux RND transporter periplasmic adaptor subunit, translating to MKQLIISSLCLFILASCGKNSPTETTQTPPKADSSSRQGVSFTSQQRQNVGIEVGHPERQTVSGVLTLQGTVSIPPQGMVSVSFPLGGYLKSTDMLAGMVVRKGQVLAQLEDMQYIQLQQDYLTAKERFLLAVSENNRQRDLNATKASSDKVYQQAKAEMESQRILMNALGQKLDLIGISPTKLQADNISRSIVIRSPINGVVAKVNTNVGKYTAPTDILFELVDLRDIHLVLNVFEKDLAKLSVGQHLVAYTNGEPTRRFSGEIILINKNLNQDRMAEVQCHFKDYSVSLVPGTFMNADISVSAKQALTVPEGAIVRWENKSYVFADQGNGRFAMVEVVTGLLNQGKQQIEGHGITDQTKLVLKNAYALLMKIKNAETEG from the coding sequence ATGAAGCAACTCATCATCAGCAGTCTATGCCTATTCATACTAGCATCCTGCGGAAAAAATAGCCCAACCGAAACCACCCAAACCCCACCTAAAGCGGACTCATCATCCCGGCAAGGGGTTTCCTTTACGAGCCAACAACGGCAGAACGTCGGTATCGAAGTGGGCCATCCCGAACGGCAGACGGTCAGCGGGGTGTTAACGCTCCAGGGAACTGTCTCCATTCCCCCTCAGGGCATGGTCAGTGTCAGCTTTCCCCTGGGGGGCTACCTCAAATCAACGGATATGCTGGCGGGCATGGTCGTGCGAAAAGGACAGGTGCTGGCCCAGTTAGAAGACATGCAGTACATCCAGCTGCAGCAGGATTATCTGACGGCTAAAGAACGCTTTTTGTTGGCCGTCAGCGAAAACAATCGCCAGCGCGACCTCAATGCCACGAAAGCGAGTAGTGATAAGGTGTACCAGCAGGCCAAAGCGGAGATGGAAAGCCAGCGCATATTGATGAATGCGCTGGGGCAGAAGCTGGACCTGATTGGTATCAGCCCAACCAAACTACAAGCCGATAATATCTCCCGAAGCATCGTGATTCGCTCCCCCATTAACGGCGTGGTCGCCAAAGTCAACACGAATGTGGGCAAATACACCGCCCCGACGGACATCCTGTTTGAACTGGTCGATCTGCGGGATATTCATCTGGTGCTGAATGTTTTTGAGAAAGATCTGGCGAAACTTTCGGTGGGGCAGCACCTGGTGGCGTACACCAACGGAGAGCCTACCCGTCGATTCAGCGGTGAAATCATCCTGATCAACAAGAACCTGAACCAGGATCGTATGGCCGAAGTGCAGTGTCATTTTAAGGACTACAGCGTCTCGCTGGTGCCGGGAACCTTTATGAATGCAGACATCTCGGTGTCCGCTAAACAGGCATTGACCGTACCGGAAGGGGCCATTGTCCGGTGGGAAAACAAATCATACGTGTTTGCCGATCAGGGAAACGGTCGCTTTGCTATGGTTGAAGTAGTAACCGGTTTACTTAATCAGGGTAAACAGCAAATAGAGGGGCATGGCATTACCGACCAGACCAAACTGGTCTTGAAAAATGCCTATGCCTTGTTGATGAAAATCAAAAATGCAGAAACGGAAGGGTAA
- a CDS encoding ZIP family metal transporter, whose product MTPFLSIAAYALLPALALTVSGVWASFYPLGRKAKSAILHFAAGVIFSVVAVEILPQVVEYHDWLLTTLGFGGAIGMMLLIRQVTEGAHQPVQSPSTNAIPITFLVLLGIDVIVDGLLLGVGFAAGAKEGKLLAYALGIESISLGLATAATLRSAGSTRGRSIGLLVGIALVFLISAIGGATLLHNLSPTGLDLVLSFGLAALLFLVTEELLQEAHLTNEPAWLTATFYVGFLLFLLLGMLV is encoded by the coding sequence ATGACTCCCTTTTTATCCATTGCCGCTTACGCCCTTCTGCCCGCCCTTGCCCTCACGGTAAGTGGCGTATGGGCCTCTTTTTACCCACTGGGCCGGAAGGCTAAAAGTGCTATTCTACACTTTGCCGCCGGGGTTATCTTTTCGGTCGTCGCCGTAGAGATTCTACCACAAGTCGTTGAGTACCATGATTGGTTGTTAACCACGCTGGGGTTTGGGGGGGCAATTGGGATGATGCTGCTGATCCGTCAGGTAACGGAAGGTGCCCACCAACCTGTCCAAAGCCCATCGACCAATGCAATCCCGATCACGTTTTTAGTATTACTCGGTATTGATGTCATCGTAGACGGATTGCTCCTGGGGGTAGGCTTTGCTGCCGGGGCCAAAGAAGGGAAACTGCTGGCTTACGCGCTGGGTATCGAAAGCATTTCGCTGGGTCTGGCAACGGCTGCTACATTGCGAAGTGCCGGTTCAACGCGGGGCCGTAGCATTGGCCTGCTCGTTGGCATCGCGCTGGTTTTTCTGATTAGTGCCATCGGTGGAGCCACGTTGCTACATAACCTGTCTCCAACGGGCCTGGACCTGGTACTCTCCTTCGGACTGGCCGCCCTATTATTTCTGGTAACTGAAGAACTCTTACAGGAAGCCCACCTGACGAATGAACCCGCCTGGCTAACGGCTACCTTTTACGTAGGATTTCTACTTTTCCTGTTATTAGGTATGCTCGTTTGA
- a CDS encoding sulfite exporter TauE/SafE family protein: MFLSGLLLFGCALLAFSLSAVCGGGAGLLLLPVLGSLLPGAQVPAALSIGTVASSSSRIIAFWSRIRWDVVVWFVPPALPAVYLGARLLSYINPLYLELLMGLFLMANLPLIFRSNEEIEEVYPLPKGYLALIGLAAGFVSGLTGAVGLLFNRFYLRYGMAKEEIVATRAANEVLLHLVKLALYASFGLLIRKAILLGAVIAVAAMISSYSMKWLLPRLSEGVSRRVGYAAMVVSGLSLFTEAAGQVVSKTPIAIDYSPLANGMTTQLQWRNKLFSLEFEYDEGFDFEHRISFHELPVEKQARVNALRRGADHIVLEEVFGINKHSYEVYSYRKGKLEKFDI, translated from the coding sequence ATGTTTTTATCCGGTCTGCTTTTGTTCGGCTGCGCCCTACTGGCCTTTTCCCTTAGCGCGGTTTGTGGGGGCGGAGCCGGTCTTCTTCTCTTGCCTGTTTTAGGCTCACTCCTACCCGGAGCCCAGGTTCCAGCGGCACTGTCCATCGGTACGGTCGCCAGTTCCAGTTCCCGCATCATCGCCTTCTGGTCCCGTATTCGCTGGGATGTAGTCGTCTGGTTCGTTCCCCCGGCTTTACCAGCCGTTTATTTAGGGGCTCGGCTGCTGAGCTACATCAATCCGCTGTACCTGGAACTGTTGATGGGGTTATTTCTGATGGCCAACCTTCCGTTGATTTTTCGTTCCAACGAAGAAATAGAGGAAGTATATCCATTACCCAAAGGCTATTTAGCTTTAATTGGTCTGGCAGCCGGTTTTGTTTCAGGACTGACGGGAGCCGTAGGACTGCTATTTAACCGATTCTATCTGCGTTACGGGATGGCAAAAGAAGAAATTGTGGCCACACGAGCAGCCAACGAGGTTTTGCTTCACCTGGTCAAATTAGCGTTGTACGCGTCGTTTGGGTTGCTGATAAGAAAGGCAATCCTATTGGGAGCTGTGATCGCTGTAGCCGCGATGATCTCGTCGTATAGTATGAAATGGCTGTTACCCCGACTGAGTGAAGGGGTCTCTCGTCGGGTTGGTTATGCCGCTATGGTCGTTTCTGGCCTGAGTTTATTTACCGAAGCGGCTGGTCAGGTCGTATCGAAAACACCCATTGCCATCGACTACTCGCCACTGGCCAATGGCATGACGACGCAGCTTCAATGGCGGAATAAATTATTTTCGCTGGAGTTTGAATATGACGAAGGCTTCGATTTTGAGCACCGTATTTCTTTCCATGAACTGCCAGTCGAGAAGCAAGCCAGAGTAAACGCGCTTCGTCGGGGAGCCGATCACATAGTCCTGGAAGAAGTGTTTGGTATTAATAAACATTCGTACGAAGTTTATAGCTATCGAAAAGGCAAACTGGAGAAGTTTGACATCTAA
- a CDS encoding EamA family transporter — translation MWWTYALLSALFAALTAILAKVGIKGVNTDLATAIRTVVILFVAWGLVFWRGGLEALPTLSRQNWLFLVLSGVATGLSWIFYFKALQLGKVSQVTPVDKLSVAIAIVLSVLFLGEVLTWKAAIGAMLIISGTLVLIL, via the coding sequence ATGTGGTGGACTTATGCATTATTATCAGCCTTGTTTGCCGCCCTGACCGCCATCCTGGCCAAAGTAGGTATCAAAGGAGTCAATACGGATCTGGCAACGGCTATACGAACCGTCGTTATTCTGTTTGTAGCCTGGGGTCTTGTATTCTGGCGGGGTGGCCTCGAGGCATTACCCACGCTCAGCCGCCAGAACTGGCTGTTCTTGGTATTATCGGGTGTAGCGACCGGACTCTCGTGGATTTTCTATTTTAAAGCTCTACAACTCGGTAAGGTGTCGCAGGTAACACCCGTCGACAAACTCAGCGTAGCCATCGCCATTGTGCTATCAGTTTTGTTTCTGGGAGAAGTCTTGACCTGGAAAGCCGCGATCGGAGCAATGCTGATTATCAGTGGTACGCTGGTGCTCATTCTATAA
- a CDS encoding phosphatase PAP2 family protein, translated as MNSQLMKQNGQFGSWLLGSWLFLFPLLTALGQPLNTVAQRVSRDDIPTRPATFRWVAPAALISVGLALSPDYPNSHFDRFYIRREVQDNIHFRTQADDYLQYGPVIAWAGLSLAGVKGRSKPLDRALLGLLAYGISTGVVLGLKHTTHELRPDGSNYLSFPSGHTANAFTGARLLDREFGGVSPWIPIGGYAMATSTGIFRVTNDKHWVSDVLVGAGIGLLSTEVAYRVYPWLKKALTRRESTHNSSFWLLKED; from the coding sequence ATGAATAGTCAACTGATGAAACAAAACGGGCAATTCGGTTCTTGGCTGCTGGGCAGCTGGCTTTTTCTTTTTCCACTACTCACAGCCCTTGGGCAACCGTTGAATACAGTTGCCCAGCGGGTATCGAGGGACGACATACCTACCCGTCCTGCTACCTTCCGATGGGTTGCGCCCGCTGCGCTGATTTCCGTTGGATTAGCTTTGTCGCCAGACTATCCAAACAGTCACTTCGACCGTTTTTACATTCGGAGAGAGGTACAGGATAACATTCATTTTCGCACTCAGGCTGACGATTACTTGCAATACGGACCAGTAATCGCTTGGGCGGGATTGAGTCTGGCGGGCGTGAAAGGTCGGTCGAAACCCCTCGACCGGGCATTACTTGGTCTGCTCGCCTACGGGATCAGTACGGGCGTCGTGCTGGGACTGAAACATACGACCCATGAGCTTCGGCCCGATGGGTCTAATTATCTTTCTTTTCCATCCGGACATACGGCTAATGCCTTTACCGGAGCGCGTTTATTGGATCGGGAATTTGGCGGAGTCAGCCCCTGGATTCCCATTGGTGGCTACGCCATGGCCACTTCGACCGGCATCTTTCGAGTGACCAATGATAAACATTGGGTATCGGACGTATTGGTTGGGGCAGGGATTGGCCTACTCTCGACCGAAGTCGCGTATCGGGTCTATCCGTGGCTAAAGAAGGCACTTACCCGCCGGGAAAGCACCCATAACTCGTCATTTTGGCTCTTGAAAGAAGACTGA